CGTTCACTGCTGTGTTTTTATATCTTTATTAAATTTACGCAAGTAATTTTTAGTTACTTTTCTCTATTTTTCTTCCTTTTAAAGGATCATTTCTATTTTTTAAAGGCTCTTTAAATAGAGTTTTTCAGCAAATTCTATACTTAATTACTTTACCCGAGATTCCGGTGCTGATGACCCTTATATTGGTGATTTCTATCTAGCTTACTTCTGCCTTCCTGTATTATGCCATGCTTAATAGTAATAACAGGAATGCAAACCTTACGAACACGCTTATTGCAGTCGAGTAAACGACAATCTGAACACCAAGGCGGGCACCAAAGATCGCTACTTTACTTGGGAGCTGGCTGCGAAGCGCAAAAATTGGGAGCATAAACATGCTGCCAAGCATGAGCACAATCATAGCCTGTATGTTTGTTATCTCCCCTGAGTGAATCATGGGACCCAGAAGTGAAATTCCAAGGATAGGGCTGGCTACGTAGCTTGTCAGCGGAACAATTGACACGGTAGGGATTTTAAAAATCTCAGCAAGTGGCAGCACGCTGAAAATTTCGAAAGCTCCCTGCTCCTGAAGTACGAAGACAATGGTAGTTGCAATAAGGTAAACCCCTGAAATCTTTAAAAAAGCCCTAAACTCTTTCCTGAAAGCCCGGCTAACCGCAGTCTTTATGGATACCTTCTTCCTGGCTTCCGGCTCAGGAACCCTGCAGGAGTTGCCTTTAAGAAACAATTTGCTTGCAATCGCAATTATCAGGATTTTAACCACTGCAGTGATTATAAACACAAGGGAATAGAATCCCCCTACCACAAAGCCGAGCGCAGGCAGGACTACTGGAATCTGGTAGGTGAAAAGTTCCCGAAAATAAGCAGGTGTAGCATTCATCATCGAGCAGAGCAGAACTTCCCTGTCCTCCAGACAATTTTCTTTCTTTGCCTGGAGAAGCATGCTGTTTGCAGCTACAGTAGATCCTATTGATACCAGGAAGGCTGAAGCGCAGGTATCGGGCAGGTTGGTGTAGGCGAAAATAGGGCTTACAAGTTTTGAGAACTTCTGCATTAGACCCAGTTCTACCAGTATACCTGTGCCTACAAGCCCCACAAAAATCATTGCAAGTACGGGAAGCGCAAAATCAAGTACCTGGATTAAAAGGTCTATCATTGTTAGTTTATTTGTATAGGGAAGTAA
The Methanosarcina thermophila TM-1 genome window above contains:
- a CDS encoding nucleoside recognition domain-containing protein; protein product: MIDLLIQVLDFALPVLAMIFVGLVGTGILVELGLMQKFSKLVSPIFAYTNLPDTCASAFLVSIGSTVAANSMLLQAKKENCLEDREVLLCSMMNATPAYFRELFTYQIPVVLPALGFVVGGFYSLVFIITAVVKILIIAIASKLFLKGNSCRVPEPEARKKVSIKTAVSRAFRKEFRAFLKISGVYLIATTIVFVLQEQGAFEIFSVLPLAEIFKIPTVSIVPLTSYVASPILGISLLGPMIHSGEITNIQAMIVLMLGSMFMLPIFALRSQLPSKVAIFGARLGVQIVVYSTAISVFVRFAFLLLLLSMA